The genomic interval TGTGTTTTGCAACTTTAAATGTCAGCGGTGTTGCAATTTAAAAAGTCACCACTGATCACTTCAATAACGATAATGAATTTTCTACTCTCCAGTTGCTTCCGTTGAACATGATAAGGTGTCCATGGTGAACTATCCTATCAATTATGGCACTGGTTATCTTTTTATCCATAAACACCCCCACCCAATTTGAAAACTCGATATTTGTAGTTACAATCAGGCTTTTCCTTTCGTAACAATCTGCTATTACTTGGAAAAAGAGTTCCGCGCCACGTTCTCCTAGGGGAACATAGCCCAATTCATCTAAAATTATGAGATCGAATTTCTGTAAAGTCTTTAAGAATTTGGCTAATAAGCCGGATTCTTTAGCCTCTAATAAATCATTTATTAAATGTGAAACCTTGTAAAACCTTACTTTTTTACCTAAATCACATGCTTCTATCCCAATGGCAATAGCCAAATGTGTTTTTCCACGACCCGAAGGACCATAGAAAATCAAATTTTCATTTTTTTCTAAAAATTCACACTTTTTAACACTTTCTTCAGTCAAGGTTAAAGGCAGTTCTATTTCTTTAAATTCATAGGATTCAAAGGTTTTAATGAGA from Psychrilyobacter piezotolerans carries:
- the istB gene encoding IS21-like element helper ATPase IstB — its product is MDKLEIYCKKLKLGSEILEDFEEIEFINKKDYLTKVLEKSCSYSEIRRKNRRIKDAKFDLIKTFESYEFKEIELPLTLTEESVKKCEFLEKNENLIFYGPSGRGKTHLAIAIGIEACDLGKKVRFYKVSHLINDLLEAKESGLLAKFLKTLQKFDLIILDELGYVPLGERGAELFFQVIADCYERKSLIVTTNIEFSNWVGVFMDKKITSAIIDRIVHHGHLIMFNGSNWRVENSLSLLK